A genomic window from Caldicellulosiruptor kronotskyensis 2002 includes:
- a CDS encoding nucleoside deaminase encodes MYIYNVMKTLIEYASRSNDIPVAAAIVKNGKIISIKRNDSKKAIYHAEILAIIDATSKLSTKDLRNCEMFVTKEPCPMCMSAIVLSKVKRLYFGARDFKMGAAESCFNLSQNPFLNHKVEVIGGICEDECRLLLKRFFEEKRR; translated from the coding sequence ATGTATATATATAATGTGATGAAAACTCTGATAGAGTATGCAAGTCGTTCAAATGACATTCCAGTTGCTGCAGCCATTGTAAAGAATGGTAAAATTATTAGCATCAAAAGAAATGACAGTAAAAAGGCTATTTACCACGCAGAGATTCTTGCCATAATTGACGCCACATCAAAGCTTTCTACAAAGGACTTAAGAAACTGCGAGATGTTTGTGACAAAAGAGCCGTGCCCTATGTGTATGAGTGCAATAGTTTTGAGTAAAGTAAAGAGGCTTTACTTTGGTGCAAGGGATTTTAAGATGGGTGCTGCTGAGTCTTGCTTTAATCTTTCACAAAATCCTTTTTTAAATCATAAGGTAGAAGTGATAGGAGGAATATGTGAAGATGAGTGCAGACTTCTTTTAAAAAGGTTCTTTGAAGAAAAGCGAAGATAG